The following proteins come from a genomic window of Aquimarina sp. MAR_2010_214:
- the lptC gene encoding LPS export ABC transporter periplasmic protein LptC, with amino-acid sequence MMNIVTAFAVTMFFSCQSTTKNDLGNLILEDAPIAEGYEINLKYTDSGRLTAVLKTQKVLDYSNKSFAYHEFPEGIVLDIIDKEGKVSVVTSDYAISYKQTGLIDMRGNVDIQTADSTHLQAKQLYWDQNINWIFTDQSYKSYLPDGTINEADGFDANQDFTILNSRINDGVMFIEE; translated from the coding sequence ATGATGAACATTGTCACAGCATTTGCTGTGACAATGTTTTTTTCATGCCAATCAACAACAAAAAATGATCTGGGAAATTTAATTTTAGAAGATGCTCCTATTGCAGAAGGTTATGAGATAAATCTTAAATATACCGACTCAGGAAGACTTACAGCAGTACTAAAAACACAAAAAGTACTCGATTATTCAAACAAATCTTTTGCATATCACGAATTTCCCGAAGGGATTGTACTTGATATTATTGATAAAGAAGGAAAGGTAAGTGTAGTCACCTCAGATTATGCAATTTCTTATAAGCAAACAGGTCTAATTGATATGAGAGGTAATGTAGATATACAAACTGCAGATAGTACCCATTTGCAAGCTAAACAGTTATATTGGGACCAAAATATTAATTGGATATTCACAGATCAATCTTATAAAAGTTATTTGCCAGATGGGACAATTAATGAAGCAGATGGTTTTGATGCTAATCAGGATTTTACTATCTTGAATTCAAGAATAAATGATGGGGTAATGTTTATAGAGGAGTAA
- a CDS encoding M48 family metallopeptidase, whose protein sequence is MNTKVLFIIATGLALSTTKVDAQATDCATTASIAYEHAKVKNYAAAEEPLWKVRKECPTYSVATYQFGQKLLADKYKKASAAEKSAIANEIIILWKERFQYFPAKTKIGDMHSDIGQLMYDNKIGSKESQFVEFDKAYTKDKKNFKRPKKLYTYFSLFVDLHGEGKKELQGVFDLYDDITEKIENEESRLAKTLGELTEKEEAGTTLSSKEKRKLKVYGINLTAFSKVKAGINQKLGELADCKNLIPLYVGQFESKKTDVSWLKGAAGRMSSKDCTDDPLFFKLVEALHKTEPSAKSAYYLGILALKDKKTTTALKYFNQSAELETKARDKAKVYFKIGEVMKRQGSKGKARSYYRKALKYRPSMGVCYLRIASMIAGSANSCGTDVFSKRAVYWLAENYARRAGKVDPSLKSTANKFAANYHAKAPTKTDIFNNPEKKSISIGCWIGETVRVPKL, encoded by the coding sequence ATGAATACTAAAGTTTTATTTATAATAGCAACGGGACTGGCTTTGAGTACTACAAAAGTAGATGCTCAAGCTACTGACTGTGCAACTACAGCATCCATCGCTTATGAGCATGCTAAGGTGAAAAACTATGCTGCTGCAGAGGAACCTCTGTGGAAAGTGAGAAAAGAATGTCCTACATATAGCGTCGCAACATATCAATTTGGACAAAAATTGTTAGCAGATAAGTATAAAAAAGCTTCTGCTGCAGAGAAATCTGCTATTGCAAATGAAATAATTATACTATGGAAAGAACGTTTTCAGTACTTCCCTGCAAAAACTAAAATTGGTGATATGCATTCTGATATAGGTCAGTTAATGTATGATAATAAAATAGGTAGCAAAGAAAGTCAGTTTGTAGAGTTTGATAAAGCATATACAAAGGATAAGAAAAATTTTAAAAGACCTAAGAAATTATATACCTATTTCTCTCTTTTTGTAGATCTTCATGGTGAAGGGAAAAAAGAACTTCAGGGGGTTTTTGATCTATATGATGATATTACAGAAAAGATAGAAAATGAAGAAAGTAGATTGGCAAAAACACTTGGAGAACTTACAGAAAAAGAAGAAGCAGGAACAACGTTGTCATCGAAAGAAAAAAGAAAACTAAAAGTTTATGGAATCAATTTAACTGCTTTTAGTAAAGTAAAAGCAGGAATTAACCAGAAGCTTGGAGAATTAGCCGATTGTAAAAATCTAATACCTCTTTATGTTGGGCAGTTTGAGTCTAAAAAAACAGATGTTAGCTGGTTAAAAGGTGCTGCAGGAAGAATGTCTTCTAAAGACTGTACTGATGATCCATTGTTCTTTAAGTTGGTAGAAGCATTACATAAAACAGAACCGTCTGCAAAATCAGCTTATTATTTAGGAATATTAGCATTAAAAGATAAGAAGACAACTACTGCATTAAAGTATTTTAACCAGTCTGCAGAATTAGAAACAAAAGCGAGAGATAAAGCTAAAGTGTATTTCAAGATTGGAGAGGTGATGAAAAGACAAGGAAGTAAAGGAAAAGCTAGATCTTACTATAGAAAAGCACTTAAGTATAGACCTTCTATGGGAGTATGTTACCTTAGAATTGCGAGTATGATCGCAGGTAGTGCAAACAGCTGTGGAACTGATGTGTTTAGTAAAAGAGCGGTATATTGGTTGGCAGAAAACTATGCTCGAAGAGCAGGAAAAGTAGATCCAAGTTTAAAATCTACTGCAAATAAGTTTGCTGCTAATTATCACGCTAAAGCGCCAACAAAAACAGATATTTTTAATAATCCAGAAAAAAAATCTATTAGTATTGGGTGTTGGATTGGTGAAACGGTTAGAGTGCCAAAACTATAA
- a CDS encoding type III pantothenate kinase — protein MNLIIDVGNTYTKLGVFEASKIIYKNTIKQHDFRQVIQKIKEEYPLITDAIVSSVSDIKEDHVTYVKNLFNTIVLDHLVEMPFANHYKTPTTLGIDRLALVAAAVDQFPNRDVLVIDAGTCITYDFKNKKEEYLGGAIGPGVRLRYESLHNYTAKLPLLKVTDPKNHIGNSTEEAIHSGVVFGILHEINGVIEEYCNIYTDLTVILTGGDAHFLSKRLKNSIFATSNFLLEGLNHILAFNNSK, from the coding sequence ATGAATCTCATTATTGATGTAGGGAACACATATACCAAACTAGGAGTTTTTGAAGCATCAAAAATTATCTATAAAAATACGATCAAACAACATGATTTCAGGCAAGTAATACAAAAAATCAAAGAAGAGTATCCTTTGATTACAGATGCTATAGTATCTTCGGTGTCCGATATAAAGGAAGATCATGTAACATATGTTAAAAATTTATTTAACACAATTGTGCTAGATCATTTGGTAGAAATGCCATTTGCAAATCATTATAAGACTCCGACTACATTGGGAATCGATCGACTGGCTTTGGTTGCAGCAGCCGTAGATCAATTTCCTAATAGAGATGTATTGGTAATTGATGCAGGAACTTGCATAACATATGATTTTAAAAATAAAAAAGAAGAGTATCTTGGTGGCGCAATTGGACCGGGAGTGCGATTAAGGTATGAAAGTCTTCATAACTATACAGCAAAACTGCCATTGTTAAAGGTGACTGACCCAAAAAATCATATAGGAAATAGTACAGAAGAGGCCATACATTCGGGAGTAGTTTTTGGAATTTTGCATGAAATTAATGGAGTAATTGAAGAATATTGCAACATTTATACTGATTTAACAGTTATTTTAACCGGTGGGGATGCACATTTTTTGTCTAAAAGATTAAAAAATAGCATATTTGCCACTTCTAATTTTTTGTTGGAGGGATTAAACCACATTTTAGCTTTTAATAATAGTAAATGA
- a CDS encoding intradiol ring-cleavage dioxygenase, translating into MDRKKFLKNGMAGIGSIIAIPTLITSCNKDDDAGGVVDAGSCVVSAVETAGPFPIKTPADLVKENIIGDRAGIPLKITIQVQNVNDNCKPLTGVFVDIWQCDAKGNYSEYSGQLDGDFTSQKFLRGRQTTDANGNASFISIYPGWYPGRAPHLHLEILKSSGKSLLITQVAFPENISKAVYATTNYKGDFDTSNTQDGIFSDDINRSIANSVTGNTTDGYVLTETIKVSG; encoded by the coding sequence ATGGATAGAAAGAAATTTTTGAAAAATGGGATGGCAGGAATAGGCTCTATTATAGCAATTCCAACATTAATAACATCTTGTAATAAAGATGATGATGCAGGAGGCGTAGTAGATGCTGGATCATGTGTTGTCTCTGCGGTAGAAACAGCAGGACCATTTCCGATAAAAACACCGGCAGATTTGGTAAAAGAAAATATAATCGGTGATCGTGCAGGAATTCCTTTAAAAATAACAATACAGGTGCAAAATGTAAATGATAATTGTAAACCATTAACCGGAGTGTTTGTAGATATCTGGCAATGTGATGCAAAAGGAAATTATTCTGAATATTCTGGTCAGTTAGATGGAGACTTTACGAGTCAAAAGTTTTTAAGAGGAAGGCAAACTACAGATGCCAACGGTAATGCTTCGTTTATAAGTATATATCCTGGATGGTATCCCGGTAGAGCTCCTCATCTTCACTTAGAAATTTTGAAATCATCAGGAAAATCATTGCTTATTACTCAGGTTGCTTTTCCAGAAAATATTTCTAAAGCAGTTTATGCGACTACTAATTACAAAGGAGACTTTGATACTTCAAATACTCAGGATGGAATATTTTCGGACGATATTAATCGCAGCATAGCGAATTCTGTAACAGGAAATACAACCGATGGATATGTCCTTACCGAGACAATAAAAGTATCTGGATAA
- a CDS encoding alpha/beta hydrolase: MKMKRNQLIILFLMSISFWACNNDDDNNVTQSDFGIFKSINDTTAEMNGTITGSTPAHFNNLLAKYPKLKKINMLDCPGSQDDEANLIVSKKMHDSGIEFHLSASSSIASGAVDMYVGGVKRTREQGSRIGVHSWGADPGQPIATSYPVGHAVHLPYINYYKSVGFTQKEAEDFYYFTINAAPAERVHWMTEEEITRYKVTKE, encoded by the coding sequence ATGAAAATGAAAAGAAATCAACTTATCATCCTTTTTTTAATGTCTATAAGCTTCTGGGCATGTAATAATGATGATGATAATAATGTAACACAAAGCGATTTTGGAATCTTTAAATCAATAAATGATACCACAGCAGAAATGAATGGTACGATTACCGGTAGTACCCCAGCTCATTTTAATAATTTATTGGCAAAATATCCTAAGCTGAAAAAGATAAATATGTTGGATTGCCCCGGTTCTCAAGATGATGAGGCTAATTTGATTGTTTCTAAAAAAATGCATGATAGCGGTATAGAATTTCATTTATCAGCAAGTTCTTCCATTGCTTCAGGAGCAGTAGACATGTATGTAGGAGGGGTAAAAAGAACACGAGAACAAGGAAGTCGTATCGGAGTACATTCCTGGGGAGCTGACCCCGGACAACCAATTGCTACTTCATATCCTGTAGGTCATGCAGTACATCTACCATATATCAATTATTACAAGTCGGTAGGATTTACACAGAAAGAAGCCGAGGATTTTTATTATTTCACGATTAATGCTGCTCCTGCAGAAAGGGTTCACTGGATGACAGAAGAAGAGATAACCCGATATAAAGTAACAAAAGAATAA
- a CDS encoding AraC family transcriptional regulator, translating to MNIELSFFSILELLTFSGALMLGFLFFTMKSANKRANIFLGLFLWIFSLSIFIDLLDYEIEEGDILDRILFFISLCTAPLLYMYTYQTINRPYAKMLIYVFFPLLLAYLVILFVINSEEIFWILDLIEYMIEIALYLLILKKLQGHKIELNNFYSELENKRLSWIKTIICISLAFIVFDIVEGFIGFEEEIIDPYLYSISAVLGFVMVYWIAYNGFSQSEIFQTTLFVRDPENQFLGSLEEYTVINDEMCSEDQKQFEEIKITIEKEKLYANSELNLRTLSESLQIKEKELSKLINIHAKTNFYHFINGFRVTEFKRLVQTPMAQQLSILGIAQEAGFSSKSTFYNTFKTLEGMTPKQYELSLKKSE from the coding sequence ATGAATATAGAGTTATCTTTTTTCTCAATATTAGAGCTTCTTACATTTTCTGGGGCCTTGATGTTGGGGTTTCTCTTTTTCACTATGAAATCTGCCAATAAAAGAGCTAATATTTTTTTGGGACTATTTCTTTGGATCTTTTCGTTGAGTATTTTTATCGATTTGCTGGATTACGAAATAGAAGAGGGTGATATATTAGATCGTATCCTTTTTTTTATTTCTTTATGTACCGCTCCACTTTTATATATGTACACTTATCAGACGATAAACAGACCCTATGCAAAAATGTTAATCTATGTGTTTTTCCCTCTGCTTTTAGCGTATTTGGTTATTCTTTTTGTTATAAACTCAGAAGAAATTTTTTGGATTCTCGATTTAATTGAATACATGATCGAAATTGCCCTGTATCTATTAATCTTAAAAAAATTACAAGGACATAAAATCGAATTAAATAATTTCTATTCTGAATTAGAAAACAAGAGGTTGTCTTGGATAAAAACTATAATTTGTATTAGCCTTGCATTCATTGTGTTTGATATTGTAGAAGGATTTATAGGTTTTGAAGAAGAAATAATAGACCCATATCTTTATTCGATTTCAGCAGTACTTGGGTTTGTTATGGTGTATTGGATTGCTTATAACGGGTTTTCGCAATCAGAGATATTTCAAACTACTCTTTTTGTACGTGATCCAGAGAATCAGTTTCTTGGATCATTAGAAGAGTATACTGTTATTAATGATGAGATGTGTTCTGAAGATCAAAAACAATTTGAAGAAATTAAAATAACCATCGAAAAAGAAAAGTTGTATGCAAATTCTGAATTGAATTTGCGAACACTTTCAGAATCTCTTCAAATCAAAGAAAAGGAACTCTCCAAACTTATAAATATTCATGCTAAAACTAATTTTTATCATTTTATCAATGGTTTTCGGGTCACCGAATTTAAAAGATTAGTGCAAACTCCAATGGCTCAACAGTTATCGATTTTAGGGATAGCTCAAGAAGCAGGGTTTTCTTCTAAATCAACATTTTATAATACCTTCAAGACTCTAGAAGGGATGACTCCTAAACAGTATGAGCTATCGCTAAAAAAGTCCGAATAG
- a CDS encoding isochorismatase family protein, translating into MKNLVIIVTLIMSGLTSVYAQLPDPGFTVDQNTAIVITDPQNDFLSPNGVTWGVVGESVTANNTVDNIEALFKVAQQKNITVFVSPHYYYPHDHTWKIEGALEALMHKINMFDRKDALSTEGFEGSGADWLDKYKKYIKKDNVIVTSPHKVYGPESNDLALQLRKHGYSKVILAGMSANLCTESHMRDLIESGFDVAVVKDATAGAILPGLNAYEAAVVNFQMIASHVFTTKDIVKEIGASKQ; encoded by the coding sequence ATGAAAAATTTAGTAATAATAGTAACGTTAATCATGTCAGGTCTAACAAGTGTGTATGCACAATTACCTGATCCCGGATTTACTGTAGATCAAAATACAGCAATTGTAATTACAGATCCTCAAAACGATTTTTTGAGCCCTAATGGTGTAACCTGGGGAGTAGTAGGAGAAAGTGTTACTGCAAATAATACTGTTGATAATATCGAAGCACTATTTAAGGTAGCACAACAAAAGAACATTACTGTTTTTGTTTCTCCACATTATTATTATCCTCATGATCATACCTGGAAAATAGAAGGAGCACTAGAGGCATTAATGCATAAAATCAATATGTTTGATAGAAAAGATGCATTATCTACAGAAGGTTTTGAAGGCTCTGGAGCAGACTGGTTGGATAAGTACAAAAAGTATATAAAAAAGGATAATGTTATTGTCACAAGCCCTCACAAAGTATATGGACCAGAATCTAATGATTTAGCATTGCAATTACGCAAACATGGGTATAGTAAAGTAATATTGGCAGGTATGTCTGCAAACCTGTGTACAGAATCACATATGAGAGACCTTATTGAATCTGGTTTTGATGTTGCTGTAGTGAAAGATGCGACCGCAGGAGCTATTTTACCAGGTTTAAATGCTTATGAGGCAGCAGTAGTAAACTTTCAAATGATAGCTAGTCATGTTTTTACAACCAAAGACATCGTTAAAGAAATAGGTGCTTCTAAGCAATAA
- a CDS encoding AraC family transcriptional regulator translates to MIFLGNIKEYLQLETINSQNSNIVNETIESSLTILWFESDQNELIIDGRKQVFSKNEIVFLTEFHNVTIKNIECIRFLRFNRPFYCILDHDTEVGCKGILFFGASQLPIIQIPEEELDKFETLWKMFTIEMQSNDSLQIEMLQMMLKRYLILCARIYKSKENFPNEKEDSDIVKEFNFLVEQHFKTKHHVSEYAELLYKSPKTLSNIFSKMSSKTPLQYIQDRKMLEARRLLHYTSMQIKEIAYEIGYEDVQTFSRFFKNQEGSSPSEFKEKVS, encoded by the coding sequence ATGATATTTTTAGGAAACATAAAGGAGTACCTTCAATTAGAGACAATCAATAGTCAAAATAGTAACATTGTAAATGAAACTATAGAAAGTAGTTTGACTATTCTATGGTTTGAATCTGATCAAAATGAACTCATAATTGATGGAAGGAAGCAGGTGTTCTCTAAGAATGAAATTGTTTTCTTAACAGAGTTTCATAATGTTACTATCAAAAATATTGAATGTATTAGATTTTTAAGATTTAATAGGCCGTTCTATTGTATTCTTGATCATGATACCGAAGTAGGTTGCAAAGGCATTTTGTTCTTTGGAGCCTCACAATTGCCAATCATTCAAATTCCGGAAGAAGAATTAGATAAATTCGAGACGTTATGGAAAATGTTTACCATAGAGATGCAATCTAATGATAGTTTGCAAATAGAGATGTTGCAAATGATGCTTAAACGATACTTGATTCTATGTGCCAGAATTTATAAGTCAAAAGAGAATTTTCCCAATGAAAAAGAAGATTCTGATATTGTAAAAGAGTTTAATTTTTTGGTAGAACAACACTTCAAGACAAAGCATCATGTATCTGAGTATGCCGAGTTGTTATACAAGTCTCCAAAGACATTGTCTAATATTTTTTCAAAGATGAGCTCCAAAACGCCTTTACAATATATACAAGATCGTAAAATGCTGGAAGCAAGAAGACTTTTGCATTATACCAGTATGCAGATAAAAGAAATAGCTTATGAAATCGGGTATGAGGATGTACAGACATTTAGTAGGTTTTTTAAAAACCAGGAAGGAAGTTCTCCTTCAGAATTCAAAGAAAAAGTAAGCTAG
- a CDS encoding DUF983 domain-containing protein: MKTAINIIKGKCSKCEEGNVFIKKRRVFALQLPKMNEKCPHCNHKFLIEPGYFYGAMYVSYGLTVAEGVAIYLLSSFFITKPIHFFIILSISAVLLSTTNYKYARILWIYLFTKKAKKESEEINSFIRGGTKETELP; encoded by the coding sequence ATGAAAACAGCAATAAATATTATAAAGGGAAAATGTTCTAAGTGTGAAGAAGGGAATGTTTTTATTAAAAAAAGAAGGGTATTCGCATTGCAATTACCTAAAATGAATGAAAAATGTCCCCATTGTAATCATAAATTTTTGATTGAGCCAGGGTACTTCTATGGAGCGATGTATGTGAGCTATGGTTTAACTGTGGCCGAAGGGGTTGCTATTTATTTATTAAGTAGTTTTTTTATAACAAAACCAATTCATTTCTTTATTATTTTATCTATTAGTGCTGTGTTGTTGAGTACTACGAACTATAAGTATGCTAGAATACTTTGGATATATTTGTTTACCAAAAAAGCGAAAAAAGAATCAGAGGAAATTAATTCATTTATTCGAGGAGGCACAAAAGAAACAGAATTGCCATAA
- a CDS encoding AraC family transcriptional regulator — MNLPILDITQFHDTGSIENFYANDFATHLLNNQDIISHPHKHNFYLSVLFIEGTGVHEIDFESYQIKPGSVFLLRPGQTHFWKFTTKSKGYIIFHSKEFYEAISQNKNLSIFPFFFSNQNPPCIYLDKQTQALIEPLFISILKESRCNALLKKQKLVNLIDLIYIELSRLVLRDNFEDLINSKNLTMKLHKFEQLIEEKYKREKSAITYAETMNISVKHLNRICKETVGKTTTDLILERVILEAKRQILYSENNLTEIAWDLGYDDYSHFSKLFKQKNSMSPSQFQKMYLKKT; from the coding sequence ATGAATCTTCCTATTTTAGATATTACACAATTTCACGATACCGGAAGTATTGAAAATTTTTATGCAAATGACTTTGCAACTCATCTATTAAATAATCAAGATATAATATCACATCCGCATAAGCACAATTTTTATCTTTCTGTTTTATTTATTGAAGGAACAGGAGTTCACGAAATTGATTTTGAATCATATCAAATTAAACCTGGTAGTGTTTTTCTTTTGAGGCCAGGTCAGACACATTTTTGGAAATTTACTACAAAAAGTAAAGGGTATATTATTTTTCACTCTAAGGAATTCTATGAAGCAATATCCCAAAACAAAAACCTATCTATATTTCCGTTTTTTTTCTCAAACCAAAACCCTCCTTGTATCTATCTGGATAAACAAACACAGGCATTGATTGAGCCTCTCTTTATTTCTATTTTAAAAGAATCTCGCTGCAATGCACTACTAAAAAAACAAAAACTAGTTAACCTTATTGATTTAATTTATATAGAATTATCTCGTCTTGTTTTAAGGGATAATTTTGAAGATCTTATAAATTCTAAGAATCTTACAATGAAACTACATAAGTTTGAGCAATTGATTGAAGAAAAATATAAGAGGGAAAAATCTGCTATTACATATGCAGAAACTATGAATATCAGTGTAAAACATCTAAATCGAATATGTAAAGAGACCGTTGGAAAAACGACAACAGATCTTATTTTAGAAAGAGTTATTTTGGAAGCTAAAAGACAAATTCTATATTCTGAAAATAATTTAACAGAAATCGCCTGGGATTTAGGGTATGATGATTACTCTCATTTTTCAAAATTATTTAAACAAAAAAACAGTATGTCTCCTTCCCAATTTCAAAAAATGTACCTGAAAAAAACTTAA
- a CDS encoding phosphatase PAP2 family protein, with product MTHNKALTIFALLVFTTLTIYSQDSYDMQDQRHSDTLDTKNKMSTWQMMKYDGLSVYGGVKHVYTSPLRWKGKDWLTFGGVIAGNAILLAVDEPADDVFKKQGDGVPDLIKEAGFRFGKPLLNYGLTTSVYTLGLITKNEKIRRTGVLLIASATAGGLLQTLGKTAVGRARPLEGEGNLSFRFWSNEAGYHSFPSGHAILAFTTAHAFAKQFDNLFVKGGIYALGLVTPVSRLWDGAHWLTDVTLGLVMSVFIVDSVDNYLKKDKRYAFGSKKHKIRWNLRVGVGQIGVVGRF from the coding sequence ATGACACACAATAAAGCCCTGACAATCTTTGCTTTACTAGTTTTTACCACACTCACTATTTATTCCCAAGATTCTTATGACATGCAAGATCAACGTCATAGCGATACATTGGATACTAAAAACAAAATGTCTACCTGGCAAATGATGAAATATGATGGCCTATCTGTATATGGCGGTGTAAAACATGTATATACGAGTCCATTAAGATGGAAAGGAAAAGATTGGTTAACTTTTGGTGGAGTTATTGCCGGCAATGCAATTCTTTTGGCAGTTGACGAGCCTGCCGATGATGTTTTCAAAAAACAAGGCGATGGGGTTCCCGACCTTATAAAAGAAGCTGGTTTTAGATTTGGAAAACCCTTGTTAAACTATGGTTTAACGACTAGCGTTTATACTTTAGGGCTTATTACAAAAAATGAAAAAATTAGACGAACTGGTGTTCTTCTTATTGCATCTGCAACTGCAGGGGGACTTCTTCAAACGTTAGGAAAAACTGCTGTGGGTCGTGCACGACCCTTAGAAGGTGAAGGAAACTTAAGTTTCCGTTTTTGGTCCAATGAAGCTGGGTATCACTCCTTTCCTTCTGGGCATGCAATTTTGGCTTTTACTACAGCACACGCCTTTGCTAAACAATTTGATAACTTATTTGTAAAGGGGGGAATTTACGCTCTTGGTTTGGTCACTCCCGTTTCACGATTATGGGATGGTGCACATTGGTTGACCGATGTAACTCTTGGGTTAGTAATGAGTGTATTTATTGTTGACAGTGTTGATAATTATTTGAAGAAGGATAAGCGTTATGCTTTTGGCTCTAAAAAACACAAAATTCGATGGAATTTACGAGTAGGCGTAGGGCAAATAGGTGTTGTTGGCAGGTTTTAA
- a CDS encoding glycerol-3-phosphate dehydrogenase/oxidase, which translates to MNKDKSTAKEESSIRFSVLDRDAQLQSAKNEVYDLVVIGGGVTGAGIALDSASRGLKTCLVEKNDFASGTSNKSTKLIHGGLRYLKQMEIGLVKESGSERAIVHKLAPHLVMPEKMLLPIIEGGTYGKIMASIGLKIYDFLANVEGDDQRKMLNVEETIDKEPLLNEEGIRGGGYYAEYRTDDARLTIELLKKAAFFGANCINYCEMTSFNYDAEGNIRSVQCVDHNTAKSFTIRSENYISAAGPWVDLLREKDHSMSSKHLHLTKGVHLVFSRERFPLRQSIYFDVPDGRMIFAIPRGRATYVGTTDTNYNANLNRVVATKDDAMYLLKAVNHMFHALKLTTDDIESSWAGIRPLIHEDGKDPSELSRKDEIFVSKTGLISIAGGKLTGYRKMAQRVIDTVLKTMSDETSSKFSESHTQKIPLTSTPLKDTEEVHAYQYKITQQLKALKIEDPYYGWYLTSTYGKQADVIIDKMTCFLNDEAAERLIRAELWYCVYYEMTNTLADFFVRRTGKLYFNINSVHKYRQLVQEDIIEYLNWDKIRIETENRYLDLLLQDAVTYYEKEFM; encoded by the coding sequence GTGAATAAAGACAAGAGTACTGCAAAAGAAGAAAGCTCGATTAGGTTTTCGGTTTTGGATCGTGATGCACAGTTACAAAGTGCAAAAAACGAAGTATATGATCTTGTTGTGATTGGAGGAGGGGTGACAGGAGCAGGAATTGCTCTGGATTCTGCCTCTAGAGGCTTAAAGACTTGTCTGGTAGAGAAAAATGATTTTGCCTCTGGTACCAGTAATAAATCTACTAAACTTATTCATGGAGGGCTTAGATACCTGAAACAAATGGAAATAGGTCTGGTTAAAGAATCAGGGAGTGAAAGGGCGATAGTACATAAATTAGCACCGCATTTGGTAATGCCAGAAAAAATGTTGCTTCCTATTATTGAAGGAGGTACTTATGGTAAGATTATGGCGTCGATAGGGCTGAAAATCTATGATTTTTTAGCTAATGTTGAAGGTGATGATCAACGAAAAATGCTTAATGTAGAAGAAACAATAGATAAAGAACCTTTACTTAATGAAGAAGGAATTAGAGGAGGAGGCTATTATGCAGAGTACAGAACAGATGATGCGCGACTTACTATAGAACTGCTAAAAAAAGCGGCTTTTTTTGGGGCTAATTGTATCAATTATTGTGAGATGACCTCTTTTAATTATGATGCAGAAGGTAATATCAGAAGTGTACAATGTGTAGATCATAATACAGCAAAAAGTTTTACAATTCGATCTGAGAATTATATCTCTGCTGCTGGACCTTGGGTAGACCTGCTGAGAGAGAAAGATCACTCGATGAGTAGTAAGCATTTACACCTGACCAAAGGTGTACATCTAGTTTTTTCTAGAGAACGCTTTCCTCTTAGGCAATCAATTTATTTTGATGTTCCAGATGGTAGAATGATTTTTGCGATTCCAAGAGGAAGAGCAACCTATGTAGGAACTACAGATACAAATTATAATGCAAATCTCAATCGAGTAGTTGCCACAAAAGATGATGCAATGTATTTACTCAAAGCGGTAAATCATATGTTTCACGCTTTAAAACTTACTACGGATGATATTGAATCTAGTTGGGCGGGAATAAGACCTTTAATTCATGAAGATGGTAAAGATCCTTCAGAATTATCTAGAAAAGATGAAATATTTGTATCAAAAACAGGGTTAATTTCTATAGCAGGAGGAAAACTTACCGGTTATCGTAAAATGGCACAACGCGTAATTGATACTGTACTTAAAACCATGAGTGATGAAACGAGCAGTAAGTTTTCTGAATCACATACCCAGAAAATACCGCTAACCAGTACACCTCTTAAAGATACCGAAGAAGTACATGCATACCAGTATAAGATTACCCAACAACTCAAAGCTTTAAAAATAGAGGATCCCTATTATGGTTGGTATCTTACTTCGACCTATGGTAAACAAGCAGATGTTATTATAGATAAGATGACCTGTTTTTTAAACGATGAAGCGGCAGAACGATTGATTAGAGCCGAATTATGGTATTGTGTTTACTATGAAATGACCAATACCTTAGCAGATTTCTTTGTAAGAAGAACAGGGAAACTCTATTTTAATATTAATAGTGTTCATAAATATCGGCAATTGGTTCAAGAAGATATTATTGAATATTTAAACTGGGATAAAATCCGTATCGAAACCGAAAATAGATATCTTGACTTGTTATTACAGGATGCTGTTACCTATTATGAAAAAGAATTCATGTAA